One Rhinolophus ferrumequinum isolate MPI-CBG mRhiFer1 chromosome X, mRhiFer1_v1.p, whole genome shotgun sequence genomic window, aaaaaaaatctttttatttttaatttttttttatttttgctgttctgattggatgttttctgctaccttaccttccaaactgttgatttgatcctctgcttcatctaatctgctgttgattccttacagtgtatttttcatctcagctattgtattcttcacttctgactggttcttttttatggtttcaatgtcctttttatgcttactatctctttgttgaagtcatcactaagttccttgagcattcttataaccagtgttttaaagtgtgtctctagtaggttggttgcctccatttcatttagttctttttctggagttttctcctgttcttttatttgggacatgtttctttgttttctgttcttgcagcttctctgtgtttgtgtcttaggtttgtgtattaggtagatctcctatgtctctcagtctttcccAGATGGCCGTATGTAGGaggtgtcctgtgtggcccagtAGCAGTCTTACTGACCACCTGTgctgtgtgctccaggagtgtcccttgtgtgggttgtgtgccttcctgttgtaggtCAGCCTTGATTGTTtctggcacatcagtgggtgggattgactctcagtcTGCATTTCTGTGAGGATTGGCTACGCCTACTGCATATGAGCTGCTTTGTGGgggttgacccctcagaggggAATTCAGCCGAGTGGGCTCCTGAGCCTGTTGAGACcactttgggtgtgccacttgtggagctaatccAGTGCTGTTGTAGTGGGCTGAAGCCGGTCTTTGGGTATATTGCTTCTGGTGCCTCTTAGGAGGCGTTCCCTTGCAGGCCAAGTTAACTGTTGTCTGTGATCaacctggggctacctggtaggagctacgaAGCtgtatgtggttggttgctgcctgtgctggacttggaggcatGTGGCAATGGCTATGCTGAGAACCAAGGCTGCCTTCCACCAGTATTAGGCCTGGGGAAGCTTAGCAAAAGGTGCAGGGCATTTCCGGGCCTGTTGCCACTTGCTGGTGGCCCATAAGGCCCAGCTGCTagaagagcctccttaggtgtaCGGGGCCAGGCTAGTTGCGCTGGTGCTGAAACTgcttcaggtgattctgagcGAGTTGAGCGGAGCAGGGTTCCAGGGAATCACTGGAGTGGAGCGGCTAGTGTTCACAAGGTTAATGCACACTCAACtcttgtgccagtgctgagcctgtggccactctATAAAATGCCCAGAgaacaccaaggccagctgctgctccCCTCCAACACGCAGATCCCTGAGAGTTGTCTTAGAAAAGCTGCAGTGTGATTTGGGGCTGTTTGCCTGCTACTGAAATTGCCCCAGGTGGCCACACAAGGTGCTGTAGGTCATCTGCTGCTGAAAGAGCCTAGCCTCCCACAGTgtgcagggtggggctggctgaTCAGGCACTGAGAGTGCTCCCAGTGATGCCACACGAACTGGGTAGGGTTCCAGGGAGTCACTTGCATGGGTTGcgtggagttcaccaggccaatgcagtctcagatttggccatgttggGGAGGCCTTAACACAGGAAAGGTGGCGCTCGTATGTAGGCTATTTGTAAGGCAGagtccacacagggataatggcagcTGACTTCACCCTGAGGTCACACAACTCAATAATTTCCTGTATGTTTCTGGCACCTCTCAAGTTATtgcccctccaccagagcccagggtgagtgcctgtgagtgagtgagtctggtcataggccctttaagaggacatctgggttgtgGCAGTGGCCACACTGAGAACCAAGGCCGGCTTTGGTTTCTGTCCAGACAGacagaatcctcactgattttcacagccagatgttatggggattcctcttcctggcactggactCCTGGATTAGGGAGCCCGGTTTGTgtctgggacccctcactcttcaggggagTCCTCCTCCACCAATATATCACTTCCAGTCAGTGCTCAATCACTACGCGTGGGTGTGGGATCAGTGAGTttcacgtctccacccctcctaccagtcttgatgtggcctcttctttatatcctcagttatagggattctgttcagcttgtcttcagatggttttcaaggttgattgttctataatttagtgtAATTTCAATGTGGTCATGACAGATGGCAGACACACTGTTTATCTATTCCTCCATCTTAGAATCCTCCCAATGGGGAAGtgttttgaaaactgtaagatactACACTTACTGCTGCTGCTTATTAGAGTTTGAGAGTGTGAAtgattttcttcttccagttccaaatcaacagaaaaaaacacaagtcaTGTGAGGAACAAAATGTGGTATCAGCTTTATTATGAGTAAAACTGTATTGAGGCATATGGCTTGAGGCTAAGGCCTAATGAAGCTTCCTATCATCTCTAGCTCCAAATCTGTACCTTGATACACACCTATAGAGGAGATTGAATCTGCAAAGCAGACTACTTATCCTGCCAGTGTCATTGAGAGTGATGGCCTGTGTCACAATTCAGTTGGCAGCTAGAAATTAATAGTGAGATGGGGCTTTTGGCCTGCCTCTGGAAGACAGAGTCTGTGCCCTAAGCTCTGCTCACATTGTAAGAGAAGAAGTCTTATCCAGAATGCAGAAGTTAAGCCATGAATGAgcacttatttttattctaatcaGATAAGTCAGTCCTCCTCCTATGCCAAGGAGCAAGCAAGGGTGGGGtgaaagctcagagaagtttcTATAGTTCTGTCACTCCTCTCTCACAAATAGAATGggttctccctcctccccatggAATGGTGACAAGTGTGACAAGAACCCCCATAGTCCCAACATTGCTGTTTATTTGAAGATTAACATGacttttgatttttcaaagtcctattattagaatttttttaaaccaggaaaatttttttaaaccagttcATTCTGTGGTACAAATAAATAGGGTTGTTTTAGTACATATGTGTTACATTTAGATTTTCACTTCTCCACGTATAAAATCAAGACAGATTCCAGATAGTCTACCTCATATCATGTGTTTTACCTCAAAGTAGTACCTTATATtgaagagattttattttcatgaatttcaaACATGGAACTTCTCTACTTCCATATCAGCATTGTCATTCACATGGGGTTGCAAATTATATaagccttcctttctctcccatgaCATCAAAGTATagtaattaaaatacttttttatgactaataataatatctaatattatggaacatctactgtgtgccagacaatATGTTAACTTATTTGATTTTCATAGCAGTTCTatgattatcctcattttactgataaggaaacttaaatacagagaagttaagtaatttgtccaaataCTAAATAGAGAACATAAGAGCCAAACCCAGGAAGAGCGGCTCCAAAAACAGTGTCCATAATCAATTGAATCAGAATGGAATTCGAGGGGGTCAGGcatcagtgttttttaaaagcataacaCATGATTCCAATATGTAGCCAGACTTAAAACCAGTGGAGGTAACCATACTGCATCAGAGTAAGTAAGTGTACCTAGGCCACTGTGGTCCAGAATGTTGGATGTTTGTAGTAGTCTATGATTGAGTATGTCTAGAGTCTTCTGTCAAGAACTGAAGTTGCAGGGAAGCAATAGTCCAAAAGGTGGCAAATAAAGTGTTTGTATAAATGTTGACCATTCTAGGTGTTTCAACACAGAAAGAAGAGACTGCCTAATTtgtagttttctctttctctattctATTTCCTGATATCTGTTTATTATCTATTGAAATAAAACTCCATGATGATTAAATTCCTTCTTGTAATGGGCTAGGAGacagtcttgatttttttcctcaatttttaatTCCCTTGATAACATGAGCTATTCAATTTAAGCCATGCAGGTTGTAGTATTTCAAATTCATCCAATTGCTTGTGaaacataattaattttaaagtactttgCTTATTCTACATTTGAATTTTAAGCAAAAGCAACTTTCATGTACAAACTGTTTTATTTGGAATGTGCTGAGTGAGTGTTGATGAAAGTGGCACCGAAAGTCATGAGAGATGTATCCAATTGCTGAAATGGAATGTACtatcttgggggtggggagaacttTCAGCAGGTGGCATTCCTAAGATACAGTCACTTTCTTCTGCATATTTGATTCAATAACAATACAAGAGTAGCagcttttattaaatattgattgtATACCAGCTACTATAACCAAGTCCTTTACATATATAAACTCAAGCAGACTTCACAACTAATCAATAAAATAGAtaccattttctcctttgtttatagataagaaaactgaggcttggaaactTTATAAACTTTGCCAGGCtacagctagtaagtagtagaATAGGACTtaaaaagagggaggcaggataACATAGTTGTTAATACCACGTGCTAAGAATCATGgctgtgatcttaggcaagttattgcagctctttgagcctcagttttctcacctgtgaaatagggataataataccatATGTGAGATCCGCCGCCCCAGCCGAGGACGGTTTGTTAGTGCCCCTGCCGTGACTCACTCCGCGGTCATGTCCCGCTACCTGCGCCCCCCCAACACGTCTCTGTTCGTAAGGAACGTGGCCGACGATACCAGGTCTGAAGATTTACGACGCAAATTTGGTCGTTATGGTCCTATAGTTGATGTGTATGTTCCACTTGATTTCTACACTCGCCGTCCAAGAGGATTTGCTTATGTTCAATTTGAGGATGTTCGTGATGCTGAAGATGCTTTACATAACTTGGACAGAAAATGGATTTGTGGTCGCCAAATTGAAATACAGTTTGCACAGGGGGATCGGAAGACTCCAAATCAGATGAAAGCCAAGGAAGGGAGGAATGTGTACAGTTCTTCACGCTATAATGATTATGACAGATATAGACGTTCTAGAAGCCGAAGTTATGAACGAAGGAGATCAAGAAGTCGGTCCTTTGATTACAACTATAGAAGATCTTATAGTCCTAGAAACAGTAGACCGACTGGAAGACCACGGCGTAGCAGAAGCCATTCCGACAATGATAGACCAAACTGCAGCTGGAATACCCAGTACAGTTCTGCTTACTACACTTCAAGAAAGATCTGAGAAAGCggaaaaagaaccaaagaagGGCAGTTCAAGCGACCAAAGGGTGGGTGGAAAGTGCTGCAGTATGAATACTGTATGAGTATTTTGACTCTGGTCCGAAAAGATAAAAGAACGTTATTGAAACTACATGGAATAATTGAAGTCCCTTCAAGTTTGAAAGTAAGCATGTTAGGACAAATACAAGGAAACTCAACTTTGTACTTGTGGAAACTAATCCCTAAATCTGAATAGGTTTATGTTAATTCATGGGTAACAGGTCCATAATAAATTACTGGAAACTAGGATGTCTGAATATCAAGACGGTCATAGTCTCTTACAGTGCCTCTCTTGGTCTGTATCAAACTGAATTGGGTAAGAAAAGGTATGGTTTTATATAAACTTTTCCTTGGTTATCTCTTCAAGTCAGTTCCATTTTTGCTATTGGTAAATCTTGCCTTTGTTTATTCTAGTGCCAGTGTTTTCTGCTTAATGGTTTGTTTTATTGGCATCCGAGTTTATTTACCTGTATGCCATGTGCGGTTTACATCTTCCTTAAATAATCGTTCCCAGGTAAATTCCAATGACAATACTTGATATACAGCTAAGAGGTTCCATCTTTTCGCACCTCTTTTCGAGTCAGtatattcagcaaacatttactgagcccttaCTGTGGGCAAAAATTGCACTGGGTaattggggagaaaaataaaattcacttaatTATCTACTGAGCACAATCTAGTGAATAATATCACAGCCTCATTGTTTTGTTTGAGGTGTATTATTTGTGACTATTTTACACCATTCATATCCTAATGTAATTATAAAACCCAATATATTATCAAAGATAAGTAATTTTGTGGTTATTTGCCATTTAAAAGTATCCGGTATTTGTTTGCATCCCAttaatacaaataatgaaaaaatgatgttttaatcTGTAATAAACTGATTTATTGTGCAGTGACTGTAATATACTAGAATTATAGTGAATTGTTAATTCTGCCTCCTCAAACACATTAGGAAATAATCCCCCAAAAGTATTTAACTTTGCATTAGACATAAAGGAGACTCTGGGTGCTATATTAAGATTATTTTGAGGCAAACAGAGCTGTTATCCCAACTGATTTGATTATGTTCTGTAATTGAGAAAATGTTCACCAAGTTATACTTTTTAGTGATTTACATGTGCATTTTATAGGAGACATGTTCTGTGTATAGtgaataaataacttttatagtaaaaaaaaataccatatgtACAGGTTGTTTGGGGATTAAGTGAGAAAGTGAATAAATATTGTTTAGTACCTGGTATacttttgttcaataaatatttatttagttttataaatatgaGGCATTGTGGTAGGCATTAAAAGTACAGCTATGAATAAAACCCTGGCTTTCTGATGATTACAGTCTAGTGAGGAAGATAGTCATTAAGCAAATAATTGCATAGTTGTTTCTAATTATGCCAAGTGCTATAAAAGAGTGACTGCTTATAGTGAATACTCagtaaataagagaaaatatttactgaatggctattatgtgctaggcactatgcCAGGTAGAAATTTGAGTGCAAGTGCACAATTGGATGAAGAGTGGAGGCATTTTTATggaattttacttcaaaatatggTGAGGTTAATGAAGCCATTATTGTTCTTGTGGTCAATCA contains:
- the LOC117029200 gene encoding serine/arginine-rich splicing factor 10-like, coding for MSRYLRPPNTSLFVRNVADDTRSEDLRRKFGRYGPIVDVYVPLDFYTRRPRGFAYVQFEDVRDAEDALHNLDRKWICGRQIEIQFAQGDRKTPNQMKAKEGRNVYSSSRYNDYDRYRRSRSRSYERRRSRSRSFDYNYRRSYSPRNSRPTGRPRRSRSHSDNDRPNCSWNTQYSSAYYTSRKI